From Oncorhynchus gorbuscha isolate QuinsamMale2020 ecotype Even-year unplaced genomic scaffold, OgorEven_v1.0 Un_scaffold_5:::fragment_2:::debris, whole genome shotgun sequence, the proteins below share one genomic window:
- the LOC124018385 gene encoding B-cell antigen receptor complex-associated protein alpha chain-like isoform X2: protein MVAVTFLFLCFWAGVHGDLSRIQVTLEPDRPSLRVQLSHTAHLRCCYSATRGAVETTWFISVQTVNGTSAPQGVDRRDNHVTVDGGNLTAAGVMCHTLILREARLNDSGLYQCFLNHSALRHSVYTHGTFLQVYRPMVKILDISESTKNSILTAEAMLLMVAVLLHGTMMLCKTKKLNQLKKKRVKEEEENIYEGLNLEECCSTYDQIQRSLVQGPYQDVGNMIIEEEIQLEKP, encoded by the exons ATGGTGGCCGTGACATTCTTATTCCTCTGCTTCTGGGCTG GTGTCCACGGTGACCTCAGCCGTATCCAGGTTACTCTGGAGCCAGACAGGCCCTCTCTGAGGGTGCAGCTCTCTCACACCGCCCACCTGCGCTGCTGCTACTCAGCCACAAGGGGAGCCGTGGAAACCACCTGGTTCATCAGCGTCCAGACGGTCAACGGCACGTCCGCCCCGCAGGGAGTGGACCGGAGAGACAACCATGTGACAGTGGATGGGGGGAACCTGACTGCGGCAGGGGTCATGTGTCACACACTCATCCTGAGGGAGGCCCGTCTGAACGACTCAGGGTTGTACCAGTGTTTTCTCAACCACAGCGCCCTGCGGCACTCTGTGTACACCCACGGCACCTTCCTGCAGGtctaca GGCCGATGGTGAAGATTCTGGACATCAGTGAAAGCACCAAGAACAGCATCCTGACTGCTGAGGCAATGTTACTGATGGTGGCAGTGCTTCTGCATGGTACCATGATGCTCTGTAAG ACGAAGAAACTCAATCAACTGAAGAAGAAAAGGgtcaaagaggaagaggagaatatcTATGAG GGTCTAAATCTGGAGGAATGCTGCTCCACATATGATCAGATCCAGCGCTCTCTGGTGCAGGGCCCCTACCAAGACGTGGGAAACATGATCATAGAGGAGGAAATCCAACTGGAGAAGCCTTGA
- the LOC124018385 gene encoding B-cell antigen receptor complex-associated protein alpha chain-like isoform X1 yields MVAVTFLFLCFWAVGVHGDLSRIQVTLEPDRPSLRVQLSHTAHLRCCYSATRGAVETTWFISVQTVNGTSAPQGVDRRDNHVTVDGGNLTAAGVMCHTLILREARLNDSGLYQCFLNHSALRHSVYTHGTFLQVYRPMVKILDISESTKNSILTAEAMLLMVAVLLHGTMMLCKTKKLNQLKKKRVKEEEENIYEGLNLEECCSTYDQIQRSLVQGPYQDVGNMIIEEEIQLEKP; encoded by the exons ATGGTGGCCGTGACATTCTTATTCCTCTGCTTCTGGGCTG TAGGTGTCCACGGTGACCTCAGCCGTATCCAGGTTACTCTGGAGCCAGACAGGCCCTCTCTGAGGGTGCAGCTCTCTCACACCGCCCACCTGCGCTGCTGCTACTCAGCCACAAGGGGAGCCGTGGAAACCACCTGGTTCATCAGCGTCCAGACGGTCAACGGCACGTCCGCCCCGCAGGGAGTGGACCGGAGAGACAACCATGTGACAGTGGATGGGGGGAACCTGACTGCGGCAGGGGTCATGTGTCACACACTCATCCTGAGGGAGGCCCGTCTGAACGACTCAGGGTTGTACCAGTGTTTTCTCAACCACAGCGCCCTGCGGCACTCTGTGTACACCCACGGCACCTTCCTGCAGGtctaca GGCCGATGGTGAAGATTCTGGACATCAGTGAAAGCACCAAGAACAGCATCCTGACTGCTGAGGCAATGTTACTGATGGTGGCAGTGCTTCTGCATGGTACCATGATGCTCTGTAAG ACGAAGAAACTCAATCAACTGAAGAAGAAAAGGgtcaaagaggaagaggagaatatcTATGAG GGTCTAAATCTGGAGGAATGCTGCTCCACATATGATCAGATCCAGCGCTCTCTGGTGCAGGGCCCCTACCAAGACGTGGGAAACATGATCATAGAGGAGGAAATCCAACTGGAGAAGCCTTGA